tcttctttcaatcttctttttttttttctgtgtaaAAATGGCAGCCAAGAGTTCCCTTTTCGTTCAGCCCCTCTTTTTTTCTCTAAATGGAGGCTcccttctttcttctctctcctTAGGTTTTGTACCTTTTTGCCCCAAAATAAACCCTACACATGTCATGTAGATATCCTCTCCATGTAATAGCTCCAGCCACCACTCTTATATTGCCACgtcatctccacaaatgccacctcttttaatgaaatgccAACTCAccctttttctaagaaaataaaacacatCAGCCACAAATCTGTTTGCTGCAGCAAAAACTTCACAGAATTTCAGCAAAATTAAGAACATGACTAACTTGCTATTTTCTTTGCCAATTTATGCACAAGAGTTATTGATTTTAACTAACAACTTCAAAATACACACAAAGACATAAATCACTGAAACTTTCACAAATTAAGAGACAAACATAATTTAAATGACAcacaattacataaaaaaaatgctTAAAGTGATATCAAATAACTCTTTACTCAAGAGTTATCAACTGTATACGTGTCCAAAGATTCAAAACCCCAATACCAATAATTCTTAGAAACTAAATCAAAAAGGAAAACACCAAGAATATTGGTTGTTACTTCCTCTTCAAACAAGTCTTTGACAATTCTAACATTTCAAGCTTTCTCACCCACCACAAAAAAACTACTAACATGTTCCTTGGCCAAACCAGGATCCAAACTAGTTAGACTCAAAAATGAACCATTCGGTAGCCACAAATCATCAAAATAAGAGTCTCCTTCCCATTACCAATTCCCTTTTTTGCCCCCTTACAAACCAACTCTTTTACCTCAACAAGACTTCATCAAATATAACTTCGATTGCTACAAAGTCTTGTCGAAAGGAAGTTCCCATTTTTAAAATACCAAGCTATGTAGGCTCTAAAGATCAACGAATCAGGCTTGGTTAGAAACCTCCAAGCTTGTTTACCTAATATTTCTAGATTGAAATAATGAAGAGAATAAAAAACCCAACCCAACAACCTCTTTACTACACGCCATCCTCTCCTATCTCATCCACAAAATTCCTTGACTGGAATTCGTAGACGACTTCCACTAAAAGTTAGCCATAAGTTGTTATAACTCATGACATGTTCCTGTAAGCAAAAGGAAAATGTTCATAGCATAAGTTGAAAGATTTTGAGCCATATTACGAACCAAATCCTCCTTACCAACATGCGACAAGAGTTTACCATTCCAACTTTGTATACGCTTCCTCATCTTCTCTTTTAGAAAACATAATACAGTAGACTTGTTATGACCACTTGTACTTGGGAGACCCAAATACATACTATTCGCATCCAGCTTCATGTATATTCAAATAGCACTAACAACCTCCCAAAAGTAGTAGATTTAgtcaaattaatcttttatcttGACATAATATCAAAGCTATGTAAAATCTCCACACTTTTTGAGTCCCCCAATGTTAGCTTGGACAAGAAAATAGCTATCATCAACAAACAACATATGAGAAATTGGCGGAGCACCCCTAGCCACACGACACCCTTTTATTAACTGATTCTACTCATACCTACGAAGTAATCCCAAGAAGCCTTCCacacaaataaaaaacaaataagGGGACAAAGGGTCTCCCTGCCTAATTCCTTGAGAAGGAGCAATAGGCCCCATCCTATGACCGCCATGAACAACTTGATACCTCACCGTGAAAAAACAAGACGAAACCATTTTCACCCAGTATTGTGAAAAACTAAGTTTCTGAAGCATAACCCTTAGATAATTCCACTTTACCATATCATACGCTTCACTCATATCAAGCTTTAACGTCATAACTCCTTCCATCCTAAAAACCTTACgcttcaaataataatattataaaaaatcaaCCAACCCAGTATAAATGTACTTTTTGTGTCAAAAATTACCAATGGTAGCACCACTTTAAAACGATTGGCCATCACTTTAGAAACAATCTTGTAGACCACATGACACAAAGAGATTGGCTTTGAGTCCCCCATCTTCATAGTGTTCTTATTTTTTTGGAATAAGAACAATATTTGTATCGTTAATGCCAACTAGAAACTCACCTGAAGAGAAAACCTGTTAAACCAACCTTACCACATACGCCCCCTCAATATGCCAAAATTTCTGATAAAATCCTAAACTCATCCCATCAGGACCCAGAGCCTTCTTCGAATGCATTTTAAACAAGGCCCTACGAACTTCCCATTCCGAAATAGGTCGCACCAGATCATTATTTTGAGAAGCTGAAATCGAAACTTTAATATCATCAAACATGTTACCCCACTCGGTATTCAAGGCAGTAAAAAGACCTTGAAAATAGTCTTTTATTAACTGAGGAAGGCCATCATCCTTAGTAAACCAAGCTCCACTATCATTCTACAgcttagaaatataatttatccTTTTACGAGCACTCCTTTCAAACCAAAATTGTTTCGACCTTtgcttcaacaaaaaaaaaaaaaaaaaaaacttcttcaaaaaacaactacaaaataattaagaatTATATAACCAGATTAGTGGCAATAATCAGTAaatattattctaatttttatattatcttaAAAATTAGAGAAGCAAAATCATATTAAGCAGAAGATAAAAGAAATCAAAGATAATTGAAGTGAGGAGTGAGGACCCAAATTTCATCACTTTCTCCTCCAAATTTCAACCCAAAATCACTCACTacactcttctcttctcttgctGGTACTGGTGAGTTTCCAAAAATCTACTCTTTTTCTGGATAATGTTTTAATTTCTAATCATTTTCTATATTTACACCAAAAAAAATTCGCAAAAAGGTGAAATTTTTATAGCAATGTCACACCTGGTTCTCCACTATCCACCGCTCTCACCCTCTCAATATCGCCGTCATACTCCGTCATCACCACCATCGTCATCTTCGTCATTATCGTTATCCTTAAGTTTAACGGCGTGGAGTAAACCCACGAATCATGGGGTTCGTCTCAGTTCGCGGTCTTTATTAACGATAAGGTGTATGGCTAAGCCGAGGAGAGTGGCAATGGTGGCTAAGCAGATAAGAAGGGAACTCTCTGATATGCTTCTCACTGATACCACTTTACAATACGCAATTTTACCTGAAGCTGCTTTGGGAGCTGACCGTTATCTCTCTTCTCTTACCACCATTAGTGATGTTGAAGTTTCATCTGACTTGCAGGTACCTTTTTCTTTGCTGGGTTCTCTTTGGTTAGTATTGTTCTACTAGAATAATTTCAACATAAGTGGGAGTGAGAGTAGGAGCAAGTGTTTGGGGTAAATTATTGGGGTTTAAGGACTGGTATTGGTTCCCATTTGGGTTTTGGATTGTGTTTGTATATTTAGAAATGTAATATCTTATTTTAGAGAATGGTAGGGGTAGTATGTGAAATCATAGATACTTGTTTAGAGATTGCAATTTTGCTGATTTCTTGGTTTGAAGAGGTCTTGCTTTATTTATGGCATGATGCATGATGATTGAAGTTGTATTGAACTGTTGTTCAGTTATACTTGATGATGTTGGAGTTAATCAGGTAGAAAAAAAGGATTTGCTTTATATAAATTGAAGGAGGTCTATTTATGtgattgttttcattttttaaatgtaTGTAGGTGGTTAAAGTTTATGTATCTGTTTTTGGGGATGAAAGAGGGAAGGAGGTTGCTCTTGCTGGGCTAAAGTCGAAAGCCAAATATGTTCGTGGTGAGTTGGGAAGGCGTATGAAGTTGCGATTGACTCCCGAAATTCGTTTCATAGAAGATGAGTCTTTAGAAAGAGGAAGCAGGGTGAGTTATAATCATATCTTTCTAATTGTGTCAATATGTTACAACTTCAACTAGAGAGCTTATGATTCATGTTcttgaatttaaaatacatgTTTGTTTTTGAACTTAGTACAAATTGCTTTAGGTCACTCATGAGCTCATTAAGGTTGGTATGAATTGGAGCAAAATGCTTGTATATAGATAGAGCTTGACAAGACTGTTCTGATAATTTGTTTGTAGGTCTGTTATGATATTGGGGTTTGGATTTTCATATGGAATTCTGTTAGTATGTTTCCGCTATGTTGGGTTTGCTGTGGTACGAAAATAAATTGATTTTAATCCTTGGTGAAAAAAAACTTCACCTTTATCCTTATTGTTCAAGAATTAGGTGTTGGCTGCCAATTTCTTTATATTAAGAGAAAATTCTATTTGCAATTAAGAGGTTTATAAAATTCTCTTTTATAAATTGCTGTCATTTTATCCAACTGCCCTTGCTCTCACAgcatttcatacaaaataatgttTTGTTTTCTCAGTAGAAAGTTGCTATTTGCTGTAAGAGCTTTCTAAATCTCTCTTTTAGGTGTTCCATCTTACTTTCATTGTTTGCTAATCATTTTGTTCCTGGTCGAACTGCCATGGCCATGAAAAAAAGAAACTAGTTAAGCTTTGTCCGCTTTTTAGTGCCATGCTAATCGGTTAAAGTTGATTGTTTCAGGTGATAGCAATTTTAGATAagataaaaaatgaaaagaatactGCACAAAGTGAAGATGATGAGGAAATTGAATCATCTGATGCTCCTGAAGATGGCAGAGATTGGGAGAGTGATGATCCTGATGAAGATATTATTTACATAAAGTAGTTTCTTTTTCAACTCCGATTTACTCGTTTTGCTTGTTGAATTGAGGTGTAGCTCTGCTTGTTACAGGTTAGTTGTATTTCTAAAAATCACAATGATGTTACAACTACAagcttgttatttttcatttgtcGTCTATAGATTCGGTTATTTACTTTTCGCGCTACCTTTTTCTCTAGAAATAGATTGTGAAAAGGAAACAACTGAGAGCCTTATCATGGTTTTTGGATCACCATAAATATGTATTTGTTTTAACTTTgttgtatatttttatattactttTAGTACACAAATATTTATACTTGGATAAAAAAAAGGAAGTATTTGTCCTGAAAGCCTTTTCTTTTCATTGTTTTTCAATTGATGAGAGCTGATATTGAGATTGTTTCTGAACAATAATGTCTGCATAAACAAAGAATAGATAATTTCCACTATACTTTTTGTATTGAGCTCCATTAGGATAGATTCCTAATTGCTTTGGACTTATAGTTCATTCATTAGATTCTAAGTTCAGCATGTAATTGTTCCgaagaaaattacaaaatcacaATACCAGATGCACTCATTGACctaaagaaaattacaaaatcacatattccaATCGAAAATGTTCCAGTTCGAATTGAAGTCCCAGAAGGACAATTAGCTAATGATTCTAAAGCATGCTTAAAACGTAGTAGACCAGTCAattctaaagaaaaaaaattctcgAAAAAGAAAAGAGCAAATAATCAAGATGACCCTAATAAAGAGGCTAAAAATTTTGAGGAAGATGTTGATATAAACAAATTTCTTGAGGAGATTTAGGTACctgaaaatattagaaataatgagatctcaataaattatgtcaatacaAGAAAAGAATGGAGCCGACTCGAAGTAATTGtcgataatatttttgcttataaTGTAGCGCTAGAAATTGTAAATGAATACGAGGATcttgaacctaaatctatcaaagaatgtcaaaatagaaaagattgACCAAAATAGAAAGAAGCAATTCAAGCAAAATTGAATTCACTTGCTAAACGCAAAGTATTTGGACCTATAGTCCAAACACCTAAAGGTGTGAAACCCGTTGGATACAAATGGGTATGTTTACgtaaaagaaatgagaaaaatgaagttGTGAGATACAAAGCAAGACTTGTAGCACAATGTTTTTCCCAAAGACCAGTTATTGATTATGAGGAGACATATTCTAttgtggtggatgcaataatattaagatattttgttaGCCTGGCTGTGAGTGAAAAACTCGATATGCGATTAATGGATGTAATCACAACTTATTTATATGGATCGCTAGATAGTGATATTTACATGAAGATCCCTGAAAGACTTAAGATGCCTGATGCATATAATTCAAGCAATCGAGAAATatgctcaattaaattacaaagatcaCTGTTGATTAAAACAATCAGGACGCATGCGGTATAATCGACTCAGTGAATATTAAAGGAAGGATATAAAAATGATTATATTTGcccatgtgtttttataaaaagtttAAGTTGTGAGTTTGTTATCATTGTtgtttatgttgatgacttgaATATTATTAGAACTCTTGAAAAACTTTCAAAAGCTGTGGAATATCTAAAGAAAgagttcgaaatgaaagatttaggaaaaataaaattttgtctTGGTCTATAAATTAAGCATTTAAAATGTGAAATTTTCATTCATCAGTCAACTTATACTGAAAAAATTTTGAGAAGGTTTTATATGGATAAATCACACCCATTAAGTAGCCCAATGGTAGTTAGATCACTTGATGTGGAAAAAGATCATTTTCAGTCTAGAGAAGAACATGAAGAGCTCCTTGGTCCAGAAGTACCATATCTTAGTGCAATAGGAGCATTGATATATTTTGCTAATTGTACAAGACCTGATATAGCTTTCTCTGTCAATTTGTTAACAAGTTTTAGTTCTGCTCCAACATATAGACATTGGAAAGGGATTAAACACATACTTCGCTATCTCCAGGGTACTATTGATAAATGATTGTTCTATTCTAATAATTGTGGGTCACAACTTATTGGCTACgcatatttatctgatccacaTAAAGTTAGATCTCAAACTAGGAATTTGTTCACTTGTAGTGACACTGCTATATCTTAGCGATCAACAAAGCAAACTCTAGTGGCTACTTCCTCAAATCATGTTGAGATACTTGCAATTCACAAGACAAGTCAAGAATGTGTTTGATTAAGATCAATGACACAACATATTCAAGGAACATGTGGATTAATATCTAATAAAGAAGTACCAACAATcctctatgaagataatactgcttgcatcgctcaacttaaAAGAGGGTACATTAAAGAAGATAGAACCAAACATATTTCACCAAAATTCTTCTTTACACACAATCTTCAAGAAAATGGTGATTTCGATACTCAAAAAATTCGATCAAGTTATAATCTTGCAGACTTATTCACAAAatcattaccaacatcaacttttGAGAAGATAGTTCACAAGATTGGAATGAGTCGATTAAAGGATCTCCATGAATGCCAAAATGAGTGGGAGTAATTTCATActgcactcttttttccttgatcgagttttgtcccactggattTTCTCGGCAAGGTTTTAATGAGGCAATTATTATGGACATCTAggagagtgttataaatattaataattatgtggatgtctaaatcttttatttattaccatcaattgtaatcaatattctccttttcttattagttttcatttttcttagtttcttaatatttgacttttatatatgtataaataggagatctaccattggaataaaacactaaaaaaattatcatctcttctctattttctttctttaaattataatatttcataataaagaataatttttttaaaattatttaagtttatattttttaataataaaatgtacttattattttacGGATGCAAATagaattctataaataaaaaagggtaaattgcggtataaatacttaatgtttcagattttatacacttaaataccttatctttatttttagaTGCAAAAATACCCAATGTTACAATTGTCTTACATCTCTTACTACCACTtccgttaactcataaatatggacacgtgGAGGGTCTAGAtgtattacatttatttttttattttaaaatttaatattcttaatgtTAGAAACTAAATACCctttttttcacaaaaaaaaaaaaaaagttctcaTTATAATTTTTACACAGTATTGACATTTTAATTCGATAATGGTATAacatttctctcatttttttcttgaaatatGTAACATTTAGTTTATggtattaagaatattaaattttaaaataaaataaataaatacaatgcaTCTGGACCTTTTATGTgtctatatttatgagttaacgaAAATAATAGTAACAtatgtaagagaattgtaacattaagtatttttaccactaaaaataaaaataaaatatttaagtgtagAAAATctaaatcatatttttgcattaatttatatataaaaaaagttagCAATTTTAAGGTCGAACCAGCAGAAGTGACTACGGACGAGCCCTTTTCATCAATTTCTACCCAAATCTTAATCCAAAATCAGGCGACGCCCTCTCTTCTGGTTAGTTTCATTATCTCTTTTCCTCGTTTCTTTGGTGTATGAAATCATTGTTTTTGTTGGGTGAAGATAGTTCGGATTTTCCGTTTTAATTTCTAGTGATTTCCACGTTCGTGTTATCTATCACTAAACATGGAGAAGAATCAATTTTTGTATCTGATATGCATTCTATCTTTGTATTTTGAGGTTTCTTTCTCACTCTCTTTCCAATTCTTGTGtatattttcttgatttttcttttttggtttcACATTAATAATCAAGTGGTTTTTCAATTTTGAATGTTGGATTGAATTATGATGGGTGTTCGTGTATTCAGTTCTATGAAGTGTGTATTGCTCCAATTTTGGTGAAATTTTGGCTCTACTATGATGGTGATTAGTGATGCTAGCCAATAATGATGAAGGGTGTGCTTCTTTAATGGGTTTATGGAGTCTAAATTTTTCCAGATATATGTGAAACTTTGAACAATGATGTTGGTAAAGAGTGATGAATCCTTTGGTGCTGTTAATGATTGAAAATGTTAAGTCTGATCACTGTTTGAAATTTGAATGTTAAAGTCCCAAAATTTCTTTCAGTGGTTGTGGTTCTTTTTCCACCCTATTTGCTTTCCACCTATAGATTCTGTGAATTGGGGCAATCATGGtcctttttttttgaaagagccCAATCAGTCTTAGTTGTACAGATTGTGTTTTTTTTAGTGAGAATCAAATTTTCTGAGTGGGATAGTACTAGAGAAGGTTAATTGTGTACATTTCAAGTTTTATACTGGTGTTGAATTTGATGCAGAGCATCTTTAGTTGTCGTTTTAAGTCATTAAACTTCTCTGTTTTTGTTGTTTGCACCATATTTTCTTTCAGTTAAAACTTATTTTCGATTCTTTTTTTTAAGTGGTGAGGACAGAAGTTGTTATGTTGTTATATGAACTATGATATTGATACTAAGTTTATTTCACTAATCTGTGTGATTACAGACTACAGAGTACCCAACACAACAGTCACCTTGCTTGTAGTGTCTTAACTAGCTAGCTATTTCGATAAATATGTCAGAGCCATATGAGAAGGTGAAAGGAAATAGGCTAACTTTCAAAGGAGGAGATTTAGCTACTCGGAGCAAACCCATTAGCAAGACTaagaataagaaaaagaaaaaagttaagcTAGATGCTCAAAATGTGGATGGCTCTGAGTCCAACGGTGTAGCGActtctgctgctgctgctgtcGATGGTTCAGGTGGAGCAAGCGAGTACACAATTGATGCAGCGAAGCGCATGAAGTATGACGAGCTGTTCCCTGTTGAAGCCAAGAAATTCAGTTACGATCCTAAAGCGAAGGTGAAGTCCATTGAGGATGCACTAGACGACCGTGTTAAGAAGAAGGCCGATCGTTACTGCAAATGATGTGATGTTCTCTTTGCCCCTTCAGACTAATTTTCTGCTCCATGGCATTTCCTTGTGTTGAAGATAATTTTAGTGATGAACATCGAGCCAATAGCATAACAAACAAGTGTTGTATGTAATTTTAATCAcattggagaaggagaataggATCAGTATGTGCATGTTTTTGCTACTTATATTTGCTGATTTAGTCatttgaaaatataattagacAAAGTATAATGTTGTTT
This Cannabis sativa cultivar Pink pepper isolate KNU-18-1 chromosome 6, ASM2916894v1, whole genome shotgun sequence DNA region includes the following protein-coding sequences:
- the LOC115724499 gene encoding probable ribosome-binding factor A, chloroplastic, translated to MSHLVLHYPPLSPSQYRRHTPSSPPSSSSSLSLSLSLTAWSKPTNHGVRLSSRSLLTIRCMAKPRRVAMVAKQIRRELSDMLLTDTTLQYAILPEAALGADRYLSSLTTISDVEVSSDLQVVKVYVSVFGDERGKEVALAGLKSKAKYVRGELGRRMKLRLTPEIRFIEDESLERGSRVIAILDKIKNEKNTAQSEDDEEIESSDAPEDGRDWESDDPDEDIIYIK
- the LOC133038900 gene encoding uncharacterized protein LOC133038900 codes for the protein MSEPYEKVKGNRLTFKGGDLATRSKPISKTKNKKKKKVKLDAQNVDGSESNGVATSAAAAVDGSGGASEYTIDAAKRMKYDELFPVEAKKFSYDPKAKVKSIEDALDDRVKKKADRYCK